The region tacatgtattgtttttattcacttGTGGAAAAAAGGTGTGTAAACGAAGGTGTTGCCAGCTGTGTGTGCGGTGAGGTGTGTCCTTTAACATGCTGAAGTTTTTATGTCAGTGctttagtgtaaaaaaaaatttatatatatatatatatatatatatataaaaagcagaaaagtgaACAAGGTCCTGAGCAGTTTCTGAGAGCTCGGCAGGGCTGCTCGCACCCCCTACCTGGGGAGGATGTAGCTGTGCAGGTGCCCTGGGGTGGATGGGCTCAGTGCACGTGATGATGGTGCACTATCTCGTTTCACCTTTGGCCTCCTCaagtccccacacacacacacacacacacgaggtgGTGACCCACTCAGTCAACAGTCCCGCAGGACACACGCTGTCCCACAAACCCTGTGTGACGCTATAAAGCTGGGAGTTTCTCAGCACCACAGTAAATCCCAGGGAAATCCAGTTAAAGCAGGTTCTCAGCCAGCGCCGCCTGCAATCTGTTTGATTTCGGCGTCCTTTAAACGGGTCACACTCGGTTTTCCACCGTTCCTCGATTGCTTTGCACTGCCTGATAGGCTCAGTTGTCGACTGCACCGTTTGCCCCAGGAAGTCGCGGATTTCGCTCACTGATTGGCTCTTCCTCTCTGTAGTAGTTTCCTTGACGACAGCAAGAAGCTCACACCCCGCAGGGACGTGCCTTCCTACCCCAAGGTACGATCACAAGCGCACGGCGTTTGTTTACGCCGCCCTCTTTGGGCCTCACCCCCCCACATCTCCATGTTCATATCTGTCATTGAATACATGTGCTCTTTATCGATTCACGTTCGTCTGCTGAGGTGTAAATCGGTGTATTTCTACACGACAGCGAATGATGGGTTGGCCTTCCAGTGACAGGTGCTTCCATGTATTCCGGCtgcccaggtgtgtgtgtgtgtgtgtgtgtgtgtgtgtgtgacagctgtgCCCAAGGCCAAGCATTTGGCATGTGGCAGGTATACAGGTGCCCCCCCCAGCCAGGTGGTGCTCTGTGGCCTGCAGTAAATACTCTATCAGGAGACCAAAGACATTCATGTCTGGTTGTggcacctctctctctctttctctctctctctctctctctctctctctctctctctctctccctccccccgcCATACCCCTCGTTCCCATGCCCTCTCCTGCCTGCAGTACCACCTGTCCCAGGAAACCGTGGAGGCTCTTAGAAAGCCCACCTTCGATGTGTGGCAGTGGGAACCCAATGAGGTGAGGACCGGTGGACACCTTCTCCACACAGTGCCAGCAACTCGTGGGTTAAAAATAGACATAAACACGAAAATACAATCATATTTCCCCGGGCGCATCACTGTCAGCCGTCTCAGCGTTTTTGGATCCTCGTCGGACGTGACGGCTCTTTGGCTGAACTTTTTCTCTGTCCTGCCGCTACGTCTCGTCACATCAGCatgttactttttcttttttcctgtatgAAATGCAAATTCAAGTTTCTTGCACAACTCAACACTGGGACCTGGAACCAGCAGAGCTGCGTTCAAAATAAGAACAGGATTCCGACTCTTGCAGATTGAATCATCATCCCGAGCAACAACGAAACCTATTATGCTTTCATATTCTATCATAACACCCAGAGAACCAACCATTCATTTTGTCCGCTCTAGAGAACATAAGATTTTTAAGTGCATCTCCCAACCTGTACATGACACAAAGCTGAGTCCTAATGCACATCATAGAggatattctgtatttttaggTGATGCAGCATGTTTGGGGGTCTGCTTTGGACAATTCCCCATAAATCCTAGAGACACGTCCGCCTTTTCGCTACGTCGGAAAACTGAAATACCACAAGGGGGTCGTATGCCATTCCGTGACTAAAATGGCATTTTCCACCGGTGCTGGAGAGCTGACAATGTGTCTGTGGTACAAAGGCTAATGAAGGGGATATTGTGACATAAGGTCGGTTATGAGACGTGTCGCTGTGCCGCTGCGCCGCTCTAGATGCTGAGCTGCCTGGAACACATGTATCACGACCTGGGCCTGGTCACGGACTTCAGCATCAACCCCATAACCCTGAAGAGGTGGCTGGTGAGTGCAGCGACCTGGGAGCATCACCCATCTCATGATCACCTGTACCTGTGCCGCCCAATGGCCGCCCGGTGACTCTACACCCCCTCCTTCCACCCCAGCTCTGTATCCATgacaactacagaaacaacCCCTTCCACAACTTCCGCCACTGTTTCTGCGTCACTCAGATGATGTACAGCATGATTCACCTCTGCAGACTCCAGGTAAAACGCTTGACGCACACCTACTGATAACccaatttgcatattttttttcctaacaaTCCACCTGGTTTGttcattgaaaaatatttttaaaaaatacaagtacAGAGCAGGCAGGGCTTCGGGGCCATGTTCTCCATTATCGTTCTCTTCATGTTTCTTCATTGGTACCAAACTTTTAGCTGTATTTAAAGTAAATCTCAGTAAGCTGGTAGTGTCAtcgatagagctgctgcctttggacacagatgttgctggtttgaatcccacctccagctgtagttcccttgagcaaggtacttaccctaaatagctccagtaaaactacccagctgtataaatgggtaagtcactgAGTACCTTAACGCTGttggctgctttggagaaaggtgtcagatggatggatgaatgaatgaatgtactaGATGAAGGtgccagcagttctgaggggttAGGGTACCTTCTGCTAGGGGACCCAAGTGTGAGCCCCTCATCCTTGTCAACCGCCACAGGAGAAAATCACGCAGATGGACATCCTGGTCCTGCTGACCGCAGCCGTTTGCCATGACCTTGACCACCCAGGCTACAACAACACGTGAGGCAGAGCAGCGCCGTGATCCTAAAGTCTGTGGTGGTGTTTCTCATCCACGGCGGTGCTCCTTGTGCTGAAGCCCTTTCTGGTCCCCTCTTCTCTCCGACTCCCCACACCTCCCACCCTTTACCTCGCCTTCCTTGCACCATcactcccccatcccccccatctCCTCCCTCCCAGGTACCAGATAAATGCGAGGACAGAGCTCGCTGTACGCTACAATGACATCTCCCCCCTGGAGAACCATCACTGCGCCGTCGCTTTCCAGATCTTCTCTCAGCCTGACTGCAACATCTTCTCCAGCATCGACCCTGAGACTTTCAAACTGATtcgccaggtgtgtgtgtgtgtatatggacGCCTGGTTATTACACCAGCTCCTTGTCTTATAATTTGTGTtggaaatttttgaaaatacaaatattttccagttttcttcattattgtgttatatatatgcatttttccaCTTATCTATATTGTAAAATTTGTCTGTAGCAGGACAACTTGTGTTTACCCTCCGgaccaatagatggcagtaaagagaactgaaacagagtacagtggaacctcggaactcgaacttaATTCGTTCCAGAAGGGTGTTTGAGTCCTGAAAAGTTTgagttctgaatcaatttttcccataagaaaaaatgtaaattggattaatccgttccagacccccaaatgattgcctatttaaacctacggtatataaatacatacctgatgctaaaaccataaatgaaaagtgtaaaacccataaatacatgaaataaactttgcgagttttcaggcaagactgaCTCATACCGAGTCATACGCGTCATATGCACCCTTCGTTTTACGGGAAAAAGAGGCGGCATGTGTCCGACAGGTTTTAGCCTGAAAGACTCATCGGTTGGAGTAGCGAAATATCGTTCgagttctgagacatttttttctcaaacaacTCGTTCAAGTTCTGAATTGTTCAAGTTCAGACGTGTTCGAGTCCCAAGGTTCCGCTGTACAAGTATTACACCgtcttaattcaactcacttccacggtgtttacagcgtTTGTCTAATGTTCAAGAGTGTCGATGATGAACACCAAGGTGAGGAATGTTGCACGTGAGTCAGTCGGCAATCGGCACTGAATAGGAGTCTCTCAGTGGAGTTGACGTGCTTTCAGTTGACACGAGGACACACTACACaccatttttaatatatttattttaccagCTTTGAGCgacattaaaattagttttgacTTCGATGCAGCTCAAAgctaataaacattaaaaaattaagtataaagcatttttctttaatcacGGCTATATCCGAGACTTTTACGAAAACTGACCCTCTAACTCTAAGTAATCCGAGCATCGAGGGACATCTGTGCAGTAAACCTTTTATTGATCGTGACTCAACTTTGGCGTTACAAAGCAAACGAGTTACGAAGAGACCTCAGGAAGTCCAGTGAACATTCGTTTTCATACTTTAGTGGGAATTAATGTGCCGTTTGCGCTCTCGACCCTTCCTGTGCGTGGGCTGGAGGAGCCATCGCTGTGAGTGTGGTTTTCACACCACGCTGACGAAGCTCTCATGTACTGCGACTGTTGCCCTCGCATCGCAGGGGGCTGCTGGGTAAAACGTCTCGAGGGAGCGGTGCATTTGGCTCACTTGTTGGTCCTGTTCGCATTCACAGGGGACGATCACGCTGATCCTGGCCACGGATATGGCGCGGCACGGCGAGATCGTGGACTCCTTCAAGCAGATCGTGGACGTCTTCGACTTCTCCAACGAGGAGCACGTCACCTGCGTGAGGGCAAGCTGCACCCTAGACGAGCCTTAGCGCCCAGAGAGGGCTCTCTGTGTTCTGATAGccacctgtctgtgtgtgtctctcacctGTGGGTCGCCCATCgcgtcccccctcccccccgcatCGCCGCCTGCCTTTTTCCTACTTTGGCCGCGTTGCCTAGCGACCGCCTCGGCCGCAGCGCCTCTGACCGCATGTTCCCGCCCGCAGCTGAAGATGGTGCTCATCAAGTGCTGTGACATCTCCAACGAGGTGCGGCCCACGGAGGTGGCGGAGCCGTGGGTGGACTGCCTGCTCGAGGAGTACTTCATGCAGGTGTGTTTCCTGCTCACACCCCACCACAGTACGCACAGGTCGCCTACCTGTGCTGTGAGTCACGATCGCTTCTTAGTGGTCTCAGTTGGGAACTAACAACCTCACTCCTTTCAACCTTAGCCTGGTtacttattattaattattgtagctaataataattattcatttacgtctaacagcttttctccaaagtgagttacaacgtgaggtttgtacacatttatagagcaagctaatttttactgtatcaatttagggtaagtatgttaaTCCATGGCGTTACAttaggagggggattcaaactcacatcctctgaTGGCAAGGTGACACCTCTAACCTCTTTGGCTTCCTTGGAGTCATGTTGATAATACAGTCGGGATGATTACTTTCCAATGACCGTGATCTTTGAACACGCCGtctcactgtgcccccccccaacccaacccaacccaacccaacccagaGCGACAGGGAGAAGCTGGAGGGGCTTCCAGTCGCCCCCTTCATGGACAGAGAAAAGGTGACCAAGCCCACAGCGCAGATCGGCTTCATCAAGTTCGTCCTCATCCCCATGTTTGAGACCGTCGAGAAGGTGAGAATGCGGCCACCGCTCCTACGAGAACACGGGTTCGGATCGGTGTCAGAGAGACTAAGGCGCATAGACAGATTTCACCAGCCGACTATAAACTATGTCTACTTTGCTGTACTTTCAAATCGCGTGGCTCCTCCAGCCATTCCCTGCACCACACGGGGTCTATATGATGATTTCTCAGAATCCTCCACAGAGCTCGGCTGCGGCGAGGTCCGACGCTCTTGATTGCAATTAACCCCCTTTGTTCTGCAACCCTTTCCAGCCCCTCGTGAGCACTAAGAAGGCCATAAACCATATTATCATTCCAGTTATGAGAAATTACACCAGTTGTTGCAGGGCTTTTGAAAATAATAGGGCTTTACATTCGCGCATTTGTGTTTCCGACGGAAGAACGCTTCCTGGAAAGCACACGAAGTGCCAGTAAGAAATATGTAATCAATCATTGCAGCCTCCGTGTTTGTCATTTCATTCATCATATATACATCTGGTGTGATCAATAGCCGCTATAGTTTGGCTCATATTTCAGCGCATACACCTTTGAGAGGGTGTCACATTGACAGACGGCAGGTGCAaaaacatgggggggggtgcgtggCGAGGACACATCGGCTCCATCTGTCTGCAGCGTGACTTTAGTGCgactaataaaaatatatgctaCCGATAATAAGGGTAAGGAGTCCAGGTAGGGCCTTCGTCAACACGCTGGTCAAGGAACTAGAAATGTGACCACATGGTTTCTGGGTTACGACTTGGTGTTAAATCCTTCAGCAATGACCCACTCATTGAAAAGTGTCAAACTGTTAGATGGCCTAGCTCTATTgagtgacctttgacccctgtAGCTCTTCCCTGAGATTGAAGAGGCAATGGTGCAGCCCCTCAGGGAGTCCCGGGACAGGTACGAGGAGCTCAAGCAGATCGAAGACGCCACGAGAGAGGTGAGAGCGACACCCGAAGGCTGTTTTGACTGGAGCGCAGAGCTACTGCTCGCAGCAATTATCTCACACCTCCGTTTCAggttcagaaaaagaaaagtgagaatTCGACCGCAGGGAGCGAGAGGAAGTGAGGTTTCCATCGTCCAAGGTTGGTTTCTTCTCCCATATTCCCTGCTCTACCAGCACTACCAGTGTACATTGGATCTCATTTTGAGCTAACGACTTCAATTAGTCCAACTCTTCACCTCATGGACCGGaattctgttcataactcgTTGTGTTCATAAATCAAAAGTTACATTTGTTGAGTGTACTTGCCTTTACAGTCAGTATATTATTTACCAGTCTTCGTTAAGTCAGAATAATAGTTTTCCCTATTTATTAACGTGTGAAATTTAGTGAAGAAACCTTAAATAATTCGAAAGGGAATAAGATGTAATTAAGTCAAACTAATTTTAACTTCTACCTACATTAAAACTGAGATGAGTGAAAGCAGTCTCCACTAACGCAGATTGTCGATTGATTCATCCTGTAAACATGTGCAGCCTTCATCTCGTTACCCATCAGCGACAGATATAAGGTGATCTAAGAGGTTCACACGCTGCTATTGACTGGGTgcctctttactgccacctactggctcggagggggaaaaaaacaggtggAATTCACTCTACCGCTGGCAAAACTCTGGAAGAGAGACAAgtgaacaaaatgtaacaaataaattaatgggAAAATGTGAAAGTGGAACAGTTGAGCCAGTGTGTAAAAGTAGGTGCTGTGTGGATACGAGGCGCTGGATGTTAGATAAGAGTGGAGGtacatttatacacatacacactgcatctctggaaaaaaaaattgctacgaaggtgatcaggaatcatggatattcagataaagttttatacaggtCCTTGTGTGAACAtgggttcatatggtggaaagtaaactgcacttaagaaccACATCTGCTTCTAAGTGTCTTTTTCTGCTCATATAATGaatgcattgtattttctaagatgttcatcgctttggagaaaagtgtctgacaaatgaatacatgtaaatgtaggtacaagcagcagctgctccctCCAAACACGGGAGAGCGGACCAACACGCATGACCACCGTGTGGTTGTTGTTCATCGCAGCGATAGTGTTCCTCCCCAGACGAAGACGCAACGACCAAGAGATGACCCAAAGCCCAGCAGGGACTGTGAAACCGTACAGCAGACACTTTACGGAAATCTCTTCTAGCTTTTTTAGCTCCTTTTTTACAGAATGTACAGATTTTTAGTCACAATTCTTTCCTATACaacacattttactttaataaaaaaaatttctggaaTTTTAAACTGTCAGAAGTGTGTGGGTGAAGTTTTATAGATATGTGATGCTTTGCACCATTTTCTTGCCTGTTGGTTAAATGCAAACACTGATTTATTACTGTCCGTTATTTACTACGGTGAGAAAGTTGAGTCACTCAATTTGAGGGAAGGAGTTTTGCACctaatttagtttaattttcattattcagtctcaattcccactcctgctgtaggatATTGATCAAGCTATCCACCcagaattgatgcagtaaaaattgctttgctatataagtgggtaaatcactgtatgtagctcaaaagtcactttgaagaaaatcatcagctaaggACAAATGTAaactcaggtttgaattccacatgaaacagaacaaatattttttcactcaACACTTCACGTAGAGGAATGATGAACACCTGTACTTATTAAACCTTAATATTATTACTACCCATAAGTTTTACAGTGCATTCTAAGATTCTTCTGTTGGTCTAGAAACCTTTAACAGCATTCAGTACTGGAGTACAGTACAGGCAGCCTTTCAGAGTGCTGAATATGTACAGGAGGCCaagccctggggggggggggcttgtccAGTAGGCAACTGGAGAAAGCCACTCCTCAGAACACCTCTTCAGTTCTGCTTTTAATCGTcatcaatatttttaatgtttttcctttccatacaaaatgcacatttctatactatataaataaattaaaaagcttGCTGCAACAAaggagggaaaggaaaaagtgTCCCAATCAGATCCTGTATGTAATAACATGGAACAGAAACTGATGGaaatattcagtttaaaaaaaaaaaaaaaaaaaaaaaaaaaagttaaaaaatatgaatttgatAAAGCTtcatacataaatgtaattaaacaacTTATTGaatatttgccaaaaaaaaaaatttaaccaaATAGAATACCAGGTTTCCTCAGAGTGTCACACACATGTCCTCATCCCCATATGGGAGACACACATACACGAGTTGAACTCGAGCAAATAAAGAGTAAAAATGTGTTCACTTCTGTacattctgttcattttaagCAACGAGCCTTGGCTGCAGTCCGAGGATCACCTCGGACTTCTCGCCTGTCCGGGCACAGGGTCCCGCTGTGTTCTTTCCGCATCATGAGTCCCGGTTCTGATGGGAGGCTTATGACCCCGGCTGGGCCGCGCCCCCCTCCTTGGTCTTCTTCTTGGTGCTGTTGCATCGCGGGTGCTCGGCCGCCCTCTTCCTGCCCTTCTTCTCGTTCTGCTGCTGGATCCTCTCCTGCTTCTTCTGCAGGTACGAGGCCATGTTGTCGAAGTTCACCTTGTACAAGTGCTGGAAGCGGCCGTCTGCGCCCATGGAGTCTGGAGCAGCGAGGAAGGAGCACGAGGAAGGAGCAacggggtcagaggtcaagctTTAGATCGCAAACTTAGCACCACGAGATTAACACCATCTTGACGAGATTAAAGCCTTACAAACCTCACCTTGAAATGTATCCCAGTGGGTCCGCAGGGTCTCCTCCACTCTCGACAGCTCGGCGCACTCACGCACACGCTGCGATACACACGATGGCACGGTCATTATTAATACTTAATACCATTATTATTAGCAACTTATCTGACGCCTTCCCTCCACAGAGCCTGTACCTCCCATCCACCTTCCGTCCGCGTGAACAGCACCACTGGATGCTCCTGCTCCTGGACAAGGATCCACAACCTCCCTTGGGGGTCAAAGGTAACATCCCAGGCACAGTGGGACAAGGTCAACACCTGCGCGGAAGCGAGGTGCCCCTCTGGTCCTGGTTCTGCCCGGAAGAGGTGCACTTTGGGAATGCTGGAATGACAGGGACGTGACGTCAGCGTACCGTTGCCACAAATTTTTCCGCGTCGCTACGTTAAAAAGGAGCATTAAGCTGCACCACGCAGGAAATCGGCAGAGCATTTTATcctaaacatttaaacaatgtTGGACGTTTCCgtattttaatttcacatcTGGATATTCACAGGCCTCCGCTGAAGCGCCTTCCTGTGCACGGTGTACCCCGACTACACCAGTACCCTGCGCTTCCAGGACAGGATCCGGACGCCTGCGGCCCtcacttggacaagcagttcacgATACTGACTGATATTTACACACGTAGCTCATCGATTCGCATGAGGACACAGCGGCAGGGCTGTTCACGCACctggagcttttctccaaagctccttataatccatccattttacagcttaaagggGAATTTTCACCAtgtccattcagggtaagtaccttgatcaagggtacaacagcaggagcgaggattcgaacctgggctCTTCGAGCAGAcgacagcacctctaaccactacgctacccaTTTCCCCACAAGCTCCCTCCTCCCTTGACCGCTCAGAGCATGATCGGTAACACCAGCTACAACGGCAGTTCCTCGGTCAGTGATGGGTGTGGCGACCGCAGCGTGAGCTAACCTTTCGCACAGCACCGCCACGTGGCCTCCATCGGGGGAGCTCACCAGGCTGCAGACAGCAAGCCTCTGGGGACAAAGAGAGAGGCAGGAGTCAGCGGGAGGGTTAATAAATAATCTCAGTAAAATGAGCATGTCAGACACTTCAGATTCACGCCTAGCGTCCTAATCAGAAACCAAAACTGTCACCTTTGCGGGGTTTAATTTTGTCGGAATATAAAAATGAAGGGGGGTGGTATGTGTTGCAGAGGGGAGCGCACCATTTCCGAACCCGTGTCCGCAGTCGACATATCACTCGGCTCCTTTAGATCCCAGCTCTGCAACCGTCGCCCCGATTCATACTCCCACAGCTTCAGGGTCCCGTCCTGCCGGGGATGGGGGTGTCACACAGTCACAGAGCAGGAATATGCGTTTCATCAAAACTTGAACCTGCACAAACAAATCAAACCCAGCCCACCTGATGACAGGCAGGACATGGGTTCGGAACCCATGCTTTACACCCCCAGGTGGTTTGAGACCAAGTGGTTTGTTGTGACtattggtggggggggggggggggtgtgtagCTGTGGGAGTACATCTTCCCAGTAGCAACtgtccaaaaacaaacaagtggcttctttctctgtctgtgcCCCCTCttgcctctctgtgtgtgtgtgcgtgcgtgcgtgcatgcatgtgcgTGTccccctctctgtgtgtgtctgtttcggAGAGGGGGTTGGAGAACGCAGGTCGTACCCCAGACCCGGAGAGCAGGCAGCGGGGTGGGACAGCAGGGACACACAGTGCACTGACAAACCTGTAGACAAGCAGGACAATAAAATGTGCAAGGACCTCAACAATGTGGTCAATAAACAATAagtcaataataaaaacattattttgtcaGGGAGGGGGAGCATCACTTACTCTCGATGGCCTAAGCAGAAGGACTGGATGTTATACGGAGACTTGAGGATGCTCACGCGCACCTTCTCGTCACGGTCAGCCGTGATGATGTACTTGTCGTCGGGGGTCACAGCCTGCAAAGAGCAGAGAGGAGTTTCAAGCAGATGTAGAAACACATGTGGTCAACATactatggtaaaaaaaaaatgagaaaatctgAATATAATGCAAGATGTTGCTTGCAGTTCGTGAGGCACAAGGAACTCATACCAAAGTGAGAGGGACACACACCGCATGCATGACACACatagagtgtgtgagagagagagagagagagagagagagagagagagagagagagagagagagagagagagagatgtggcATGCTTAAAACGCAGCTGATTCCTGAAGAACACCAGAGAATGCAATACCTACATCCAGCCCCAAACTGACCAGCAGACGAAAAATATATCTATTAGTATTTAAACCCATCActggacacttttctgcaaCGTGACAACTGCGCGAGGTTCGCACACCACactacaccgatttacccattaacaacacagctgtgaatttttttgctgtattcaTCCCCGGTAAGTTCCTGGATCGATGGAACAGGAGcgaggattcaaacccagggctCTCCGATTGCTAGGCGATGggtctaaccgctacgccacccgctggccCTCGGGAAAAATTACTGCGTATCGCCGTGTGTGGGATCCGTCGGCTCAGGGCCCCCGGACGGAGGGGGTGCAGGACTCTCACCACAGCCAGAAGCATGGAGAGGTGTCCCAGCCTGAGCTCGCCCGGCCTCTGCGGCCGCGACACGGAGAAGGAGTACACGTCGCCGGACTTGTCGGCCGCCAGCAGCTCGTCCTCGGCGCCGGTGAACGCCAGCGATGTGCACCGGCGCACCACCCACCTGAACACGGGGACGGGAGAAGGGCCGTCGCCAAGGCACAGAGGGCACGGGGTCAAACGGGGTCAGGCCGCTCCACGGCCTCTACCTGGTGCTGATGAGGCGCCACGTGGGCTGCGCGCCAAACAGCACGAGCCGCTTGGCGTCATCAGCGAGCGCGCAGAACGTGCCCGAGGGGGAGGCAGCGAGAGCCAGGACCCTGTCGCTGCCCGGCTCTTCGTTCCCACCGTCATCTCTGTGTAAGGAGAGGAagaaacgggaaaaaaaaataaataaataaaagcacaactgTGATCGATCCCAAACCTGACGGACTCGAGCCTGGCTTTCttgaaatgggaaaataaatggTTGCTCAGCATTTTGCTCTCAATATGtccagaaaagacaaaaaaaaaaaaaaaaacatgaaacacaccCTTTTTTCCCAGTCTCCTGCGGGTTTTTCTCCGCTCGGCTGCAGTCAAACACGAACGGCTCTCTGTCGTTTAAAACACAGGCGAAAATGATGAGCAACAGCGTCGCACCCGAACTCGGCACCACGAACTAAAACACCAAAACAGGAGCTCGGAAAGGGGCTTTGTTCACCCGTACGAACCCGCCTGGATCCGTGGGAACGGCGATCAGCTTCTCTCCGCTCGCAGACACTATCCAGCACCCGCACGCCTTCAGCGCCGCCATAGCCGTCGCACCGCACGTGCCCGCATGCGGAATTGGTGGGCCGTCGCGGATTTAGTACGTCACAGCAGGACTCGTCCCTTCTGCGCAGACTCAGATGCTCCCCATACTGGGTTGCTGAGGTCGGCAGGTGTGTGAATGTCTTTCATTTGATGATCGCTTGGGTTTTCGTGTccgttaataataataataataagaataataataataataaaggattCCTCGAAAATGTGTACAGATTTCAATGTACAAAATGTTCCTGAATGATGGGCGGTTCATAgtgtagaaagaaaaatatttctgaagtcGACCAGAATGAATGGTTAATTTCCCAATTCACGTCCG is a window of Scleropages formosus chromosome 14, fSclFor1.1, whole genome shotgun sequence DNA encoding:
- the pde9aa gene encoding high affinity cGMP-specific 3',5'-cyclic phosphodiesterase 9A isoform X1, translating into MAVGGDVAGWEFLSRRCAKGPVEERCCRTRSADLTAIRCDPRAGTTESRCPTPRSVVAMGSASSAHRAVYLDVDGRVQKVVFSRFCSPGDMKELFCTAAGLQRNTTISLMDVTGAMVSIDPTMPHNTEKSPYKVVPLSGEQLGDKEELFQNVLSQVAEQFSRAFRINELKAEVSNRLAMLEKRVELEGLKVVEIEKCRSDIQKLREEMASRSHSSFLDDSKKLTPRRDVPSYPKYHLSQETVEALRKPTFDVWQWEPNEMLSCLEHMYHDLGLVTDFSINPITLKRWLLCIHDNYRNNPFHNFRHCFCVTQMMYSMIHLCRLQEKITQMDILVLLTAAVCHDLDHPGYNNTYQINARTELAVRYNDISPLENHHCAVAFQIFSQPDCNIFSSIDPETFKLIRQGTITLILATDMARHGEIVDSFKQIVDVFDFSNEEHVTCLKMVLIKCCDISNEVRPTEVAEPWVDCLLEEYFMQSDREKLEGLPVAPFMDREKVTKPTAQIGFIKFVLIPMFETVEKLFPEIEEAMVQPLRESRDRYEELKQIEDATREVQKKKSENSTAGSERK
- the wdr4 gene encoding tRNA (guanine-N(7)-)-methyltransferase non-catalytic subunit wdr4, which translates into the protein MAALKACGCWIVSASGEKLIAVPTDPGGEPFVFDCSRAEKNPQETGKKGDDGGNEEPGSDRVLALAASPSGTFCALADDAKRLVLFGAQPTWRLISTRWVVRRCTSLAFTGAEDELLAADKSGDVYSFSVSRPQRPGELRLGHLSMLLAVAVTPDDKYIITADRDEKVRVSILKSPYNIQSFCLGHREFVSALCVPAVPPRCLLSGSGDGTLKLWEYESGRRLQSWDLKEPSDMSTADTGSEMRLAVCSLVSSPDGGHVAVLCESIPKVHLFRAEPGPEGHLASAQVLTLSHCAWDVTFDPQGRLWILVQEQEHPVVLFTRTEGGWERVRECAELSRVEETLRTHWDTFQDSMGADGRFQHLYKVNFDNMASYLQKKQERIQQQNEKKGRKRAAEHPRCNSTKKKTKEGGAAQPGS
- the pde9aa gene encoding high affinity cGMP-specific 3',5'-cyclic phosphodiesterase 9A isoform X2 — protein: MKELFCTAAGLQRNTTISLMDVTGAMVSIDPTMPHNTEKSPYKVVPLSGEQLGDKEELFQNVLSQVAEQFSRAFRINELKAEVSNRLAMLEKRVELEGLKVVEIEKCRSDIQKLREEMASRSHSSFLDDSKKLTPRRDVPSYPKYHLSQETVEALRKPTFDVWQWEPNEMLSCLEHMYHDLGLVTDFSINPITLKRWLLCIHDNYRNNPFHNFRHCFCVTQMMYSMIHLCRLQEKITQMDILVLLTAAVCHDLDHPGYNNTYQINARTELAVRYNDISPLENHHCAVAFQIFSQPDCNIFSSIDPETFKLIRQGTITLILATDMARHGEIVDSFKQIVDVFDFSNEEHVTCLKMVLIKCCDISNEVRPTEVAEPWVDCLLEEYFMQSDREKLEGLPVAPFMDREKVTKPTAQIGFIKFVLIPMFETVEKLFPEIEEAMVQPLRESRDRYEELKQIEDATREVQKKKSENSTAGSERK